GATGTTAGCAAAAGCTACCTTCTTAGCGGTACAAACTGGACAACGCCAATTTACAGGTAGTTCTGCAAAAGCCGTTCCAGCAGGGATATCATACTTGCCGTCTCCCTTCTCAGGTTCATAAACATAACCGCAGGAGCGACACTCATAGCGGTCTAACTCCTGAGTGTCAAGAGCTTCTTCAGCTTGTTCGCTCATGGCGCAAGTCCTCCTCAAGAGGAAATCTTAAAGATACGTTAAAAATTATGACATAATTGTTAGACTTTTCTATCACTCCCAAAAACTAATCAAATACACTCAGCGCGTCTGTTTCCCAGATTTCAGAAAACTCTAAAAGATATAATGTAAAAGAAACTCACAGCTTTATTTCCACTATCAGCGGTAGATATCCATTGTGTTTGTCCTCAACGGTTACGAATACCTTCTAGGCTTCTTCCTCCTCTGTAGCCTAGTACCAGCCCTGGCGCTCTCAGCGTCCAAGCTTCTTAGACCTAGTAGCTACAGCCCCGAACGGCGCACAACTTATGAATCCGGCATGGAACCCATTGGCGGAGCCTGGATTCAATTCAACATTCGCTACTATATGTTCGCTTTAGTCTTTGTCGTTTTTGACGTAGAGACTGTTTTTCTGTACCCTTGGGCGGTAGCTTTCCACCGTTTGGGATTGTTGGCGTTTATTGAAGCCTTGATTTTTATTGCGATTCTTGTAATCGCTTTAGTTTACGCATGGCGTAAAGGAGCATTGGAATGGTCTTGAATTCTAATATAACCACCCAGGACAAAGAGCGAATTATTAACCCCATTGAACGTCCTACAGTTACTCAAGAACTGTCAGAAAATGTCATCTTGACTACCGTTGACGACCTTTACAACTGGGCGCGGCTTTCTAGTTTGTGGCCTTTGCTGTTTGGTACAGCTTGCTGCTTTATTGAATTTGCGGCTTTAATTGGTTCTCGTTTTGACTTTGACCGTTTTGGACTAATTCCTCGTTCTAGTCCCCGTCAAGCTGATCTAATTATCACTGCTGGGACAATTACCATGAAGATGGCTCCTCAATTGGTGCGCCTTTATGAACAAATGCCCGAACCCAAGTATGTAATTGCTATGGGTGCTTGTACAATTACAGGCGGGATGTTCAGCGTTGACTCTCCTAGTGCTGTGCGCGGAGTTGATAAGCTGATTCCGGTGGATGTTTATTTACCTGGTTGTCCTCCCCGTCCAGAAGCGATTATTGATGCAATTATTAAGTTGCGGAAGAAAATTGCTAATGATTCGATGCAAGAACGGGGTCAAATCAAGCAAACCCATCGCTACTACAGTACAACTCACAATATGAAGCCAGTTCCGGAAATTTTAACTGGTAAGTATTTACAATCAGAGACTCGCTTCAATCCTCCGAAGGAATTAACAGAAGCAATTGGTATGCCTGTACCGCCGGCATTGCTGACATCCAAAACAAAGGAGGAAGAAAAGCGTGGCTGATGAAGAATCTAAATTAGTTCCTGCTGCGGAAGAGTCCATAGTTCCAGCGGGTCAGGTTTCCCAGTGGTTAACTGAAAATGGCTTTGATCATGAATCTTTAGCGCCAGACGTTAACGGGGTAGAGATTATTAAGGTAGACGCAGATTTCTTGCTTCCTACTGCTACAGCTTTATACGCCTACGGGTTTAATTATCTCCAGTTTCAGGGAGGTATCGACTTGGGTCCAGGACAGGAATTGGTAAGTGTTTATCACTTGGTAAAGGTGAGTGATAATGCTGATAAGCCGGAAGAAGTGCGGGTGAAGGTGTTCTTACCTAGAGAAAATCCCACTGTGCCTTCAGTTTACTGGATTTGGAAGACTGCGGACTGGCAAGAGCGTGAGTCTTACGATATGCTCGGTATTATCTATGAGGGTCATCCTAATCTGAAGCGGATTTTGATGCCGGAAGATTGGGTAGGTTGGCCTTTGCGTAAGGATTACATCTCGCCTGATTTCTATGAGTTGCAAGATGCTTATTAGGTAGTGCTGAGTTTTAATCTGTGATTTACCCCTTTCCGATGGCGGAGAGGGGTATTGTTTTTGGTATTACATCTCAAGGCATTTTTGAATAAACTGAGAAAGATTTTGGTTACTTAAGTATTGACGGGTGAGGAATTGTCAATTCTTTCACCAACTTGTAAGTATGCGCTGTATTCTAACTAGAATTTTAGTGCATGAATAAGTGATCATGAACAAAAAAGCCTCTGAAGTATTAAGCTTTACATTTCATTTAGGCTTACTAAAGTAAAAAAATACGTGTTTATAATGACTCTACTCGTATCCTGGA
The Anabaena sphaerica FACHB-251 DNA segment above includes these coding regions:
- the ndhK gene encoding photosynthetic/respiratory NAD(P)H-quinone oxidoreductase subunit K gives rise to the protein MVLNSNITTQDKERIINPIERPTVTQELSENVILTTVDDLYNWARLSSLWPLLFGTACCFIEFAALIGSRFDFDRFGLIPRSSPRQADLIITAGTITMKMAPQLVRLYEQMPEPKYVIAMGACTITGGMFSVDSPSAVRGVDKLIPVDVYLPGCPPRPEAIIDAIIKLRKKIANDSMQERGQIKQTHRYYSTTHNMKPVPEILTGKYLQSETRFNPPKELTEAIGMPVPPALLTSKTKEEEKRG
- a CDS encoding rubredoxin; translation: MSEQAEEALDTQELDRYECRSCGYVYEPEKGDGKYDIPAGTAFAELPVNWRCPVCTAKKVAFANIGPAGTASGFKENLAYGLGVNKLTPTQKNILIFGALALGFLFFISLYGLQ
- a CDS encoding NAD(P)H-quinone oxidoreductase subunit J; amino-acid sequence: MADEESKLVPAAEESIVPAGQVSQWLTENGFDHESLAPDVNGVEIIKVDADFLLPTATALYAYGFNYLQFQGGIDLGPGQELVSVYHLVKVSDNADKPEEVRVKVFLPRENPTVPSVYWIWKTADWQERESYDMLGIIYEGHPNLKRILMPEDWVGWPLRKDYISPDFYELQDAY
- the ndhC gene encoding photosynthetic/respiratory NAD(P)H-quinone oxidoreductase subunit C, whose translation is MFVLNGYEYLLGFFLLCSLVPALALSASKLLRPSSYSPERRTTYESGMEPIGGAWIQFNIRYYMFALVFVVFDVETVFLYPWAVAFHRLGLLAFIEALIFIAILVIALVYAWRKGALEWS